In the genome of Campylobacter helveticus, the window CACGCAAATTAAATCCGCCAAAAAAGTAAAAACCCCCGCTAATAAAACACTCACTAAAACCAAAGCCAAAACCACAGGATAGTCCTTAAAAATAATGCTTTCAATCATCAAATTCCCAAGCCCCCCATAAGAAAAAACACTCTCAATCACATAAGCGCTCATCATAAAACTCAAAGCACAAGCTCCAAAATATGAAATCACAGGGCTTAAAGAGTGTTTAAGCGTGAAATGCAAAATGATTCTTTTTTGGCTTAAACCTCTCGCGTAAGCATTGAGTATAAAAACCTTTTCATAGCTCTCAAATAACGATGTTCTAGCCACTTGCGTAAAAACAGCCAAATGTGATAAGACCAAAACGCTCACAGGCATAATTAAATGCGTAATTCTATTTAACATATCATCTTCAAAACCTATATCCGCTGTGCCAGAGCTTGGTAAAATTTGCAAAAATGCCCCAAAAAATAAAATAAAAACCAAAGCCAAAGCAAAAGAAGGCAAAGCAAAAAAACTCATACAAATCACATTAATCAACTTTTCTAAAAAAGAATTTTCATAAAGCAAACATAAAATTCCAAGCAT includes:
- a CDS encoding ABC transporter permease, whose amino-acid sequence is MFKRLIFVVFIAFFSTFLCFVMLHFSKGSIAYAKGTNTTTLEAKERLEKSFGLDEPLLKQYGSWLSKALRGDFGISLIHTEDVFSLIKERFLNTMILSFSSLFILFFTSLMLGILCLLYENSFLEKLINVICMSFFALPSFALALVFILFFGAFLQILPSSGTADIGFEDDMLNRITHLIMPVSVLVLSHLAVFTQVARTSLFESYEKVFILNAYARGLSQKRIILHFTLKHSLSPVISYFGACALSFMMSAYVIESVFSYGGLGNLMIESIIFKDYPVVLALVLVSVLLAGVFTFLADLICVFLNPRLKGVD